In one window of Vulpes vulpes isolate BD-2025 chromosome 1, VulVul3, whole genome shotgun sequence DNA:
- the LOC112908856 gene encoding LOW QUALITY PROTEIN: zinc finger and SCAN domain-containing protein 4 (The sequence of the model RefSeq protein was modified relative to this genomic sequence to represent the inferred CDS: inserted 1 base in 1 codon; deleted 1 base in 1 codon), giving the protein MASDIRISFQGEPSMNDPGSENLEHKLSQGPAIQEEDEIYEFPSTQLTLLQNSNSSARQELQNLYKLFHSWLQPEKHSKDEIISHLVWEQFMINGHCSDRSILKEKWNASGRNLEKFMEDMTDDGMKLPGLVHVHMNGQEALFSENMPLREVIVHFMKQLSAGTPTEENMGTPSWTSQDTSLETGQGVKDKANGDNIYHNDGITSQGNAIPSLFIVHEEDCPQPEEDSISLKNLLSPGRAGLGTSKSQEGSLQGHPYQDVLMEGAPGFHSRSPQSXPDPVSTHQKTEGNSTCGGHQERFRDAQNSYRCEKCPRIFRYFSQLKAHQRRHNNERTFIYAESNKGFFQASDLHMHQKIHAEEKPFRCSTCEKSFSHKTNLLAHERIHTGEKPYVCALCQRSYRQSSTYHRHLRTHQKIAVKGTPSTSEASSAVTSV; this is encoded by the exons ATCAGAATATCATTTCAGGGAGAACCATCTATGAATGATCCTGGGTCAGAAAACCTAGAGCATAAACTTAGCCAAGGACCAGCCATTCAGGAGGAAGACGAGATCTATGAGTTCCCAAGCACTCAGCTCACTTTATTGCAAAACAGTAACTCAAGTGCAAGGCAGGAACTGCAAAATCTCTACAAGTTATTTCACTCATGGCTGCAACCAGAGAAACACAGCAAGGATGAGATTATTTCTCATCTGGTCTGGGAACAGTTTATGATCAATGGCCACTGCAGTGACAGGTCCATATTGAAAGAGAAATGGAATGCAAGTGGCAGG AACCTGGAGAAATTCATGGAAGATATGACTGATGATGGCATGAAGCTACCTGGATTA GTCCACGTCCACATGAATGGTCAGGAAGCCCTCTTTTCTGAGAATATGCCCTTAAGAGAAGTCATCGTTCATTTCATGAAACAATTGTCAGCAGGAACTCCAACAGAAGAGAACATGGGAACACCCTCCTGGACTTCCCAAGATACTTCCCTGGAAACAGGACAAG GAGTTAAAGATAAAGCAAATGGTGACAACATTTATCACAATGACGGTATTACTAGTCAAGGCAATGCAATACCTTCCCTGTTCATTGTCCATGAGGAGGACTGTCCTCAGCCTGAAGAGGACAGTATTTCTTTGAAGAATCTGCTCAGCCCTGGAAGAGCGGGTCTAGGTACGTCCAAGTCCCAGGAAGGGTCCCTGCAAGGACACCCATATCAAGATGTCCTGATGGAGGGGGCACCAGGGTTTCACTCTCGGTCACCCCAGT CCCCTGACCCTGTTTCTACCCACCAAAAAACCGAGGGGAATTCCACGTGTGGGGGACACCAAGAAAGATTCCGTGACGCCCAAAACTCCTACAGATGTGAAAAATGTCCCAGGATCTTTAGGTATTTCTCTCAGCTAAAAGCCCATCAGAGAAGACACAACAATGAGAGGACATTCATTTATGCTGAGAGTAACAAAGGCTTCTTCCAAGCATCAGACCTACACATGCATCAGAAGATTCACGCAGAAGAGAAGCCTTTCAGGTGCAGCACATGTGAAAAATCCTTCAGCCACAAAACCAACCTTCTGGCCCATGAGAGAATCCACACGGGTGAGAAGCCCTATGTATGTGCGCTTTGCCAGAGAAGCTACCGCCAGTCATCCACCTACCACCGCCACCTGAGGACTCACCAGAAAATTGCCGTCAAAGGTACTCCTTCTACATCAGAAGCTTCCTCAGCTGTAACCTCAGTGTAG